Genomic DNA from Schistosoma haematobium chromosome 1, whole genome shotgun sequence:
TGAGTAGTTTCCACAACTCATTAGTCTAATAGTATGAAAgcattttagtttattttcaaaTCGAGTTGTTGGTTTCAATGAACTAAAAACACTCACATATATGACTGGTTCTGATTCAATGGCAAACCAGTTGGAGTTATAGTAAATTTCTAACCTAATGAAATTAGGTATGGAACCAGAACCCTAGTGATATTTTTACAAAAAACACTGTACAATTTAATTCTTCATTTACTCGAATCCTTAAGCGAATAATAGTGGTCCTTTAAATGTATTATCATCTGTCAACTAGTCTAACTATTTAATGTAACGTTTATCTGGTCCTTGGTGCTGATAAAATTCCGTCGGTCAAGTTGCAATATGGTTACTTATCGAGGTGACCCCACATTACATACACTATGTTTTTGGCTACTATTTGGTGATCAATAAGTATGAATGCTTTTTGGATGAGTGACAGAACGAAACCTACTTCGAATAGGGTTTCCTATCAACAACATCCAACCACTAAACATTGTGTTTGTGGTGAAGTTCCGTTCTCTGAACTGTATAGTTTACTCGTGGAGGCTTCGTTGTACTTCTGAACAACAATGAAGGCATTACGACTAGATCATCCAGTTCAGAGGACgagactccatcaaaattatccacctgagctataaatttTCTAAACCATTgtgattattcattatttcaactacACGGATGATTGACCGATCAACTGATTGGTTAGCTGACTGAATACAAGTGATTCCTTCACGTTATGCATCCATTCTTGACttttttatctttatttatatatttcagcTACACGAAGGTCATTCATGTGCCTACTTACCATGGGGTGGTAAGGAATATTCAGTCAATGAATATGATGTACTTGTGTGGCAGAAACATTGAgatttaaatttttaaatgCAGTTTTGTACCGGAGACATCATTAGCTTCATACATCAgatgttcttttcttttttaccaTGCCATTTTTTGTTTGTAATCTTTGAAAATGTGTGAAAATAATACATCTTAACACAGTATTAATCTATTATCTTATTACTGAACCTACTGATGAATCGTGATATCCGGGGAAACGAATGCGAAGCCTTTGGTTAGAGCACACATATAcgatatttatttgatatttaataaaagcaaatttattctagtttatatattattaaatattaaattataaacGTATGATGAGTTCCTTTTCGAAGCGAAGTAATATGATTGACTGTTTCATAAAACGTAGATAAATAAATCTCGTAGACCAGTGTGAAGATTAAGAAACTTGTAAAATGACTTTATATTAAGGTGATCATATTCATGAATTACCATTCAAGGATGTGTTGTAAAGTTGTTAGTTTTGTTATCAAAGTGGAGTGTATTGAAAGGAAATGAATGATTATTTCAAAGGACACTGAATAGCGTATGCTTTATAACGTTCGAAATGCAAGGTGAAACAACGTAAGAAGGAAATTTAAGTACCTGAACATTTTGAAACAAATTTCGAACATTCATTGCTGTAGAATAATGTTTATGCTACTTTTTTTGTAAACTAAACTTGTATTAACTTTTCTGTAATCGCGTTGAGGAAGATTGATAGTAAAATATGaattgttgtttttattatgatgttgaaaatataattaatagaTTGTGTATATCTTTAACTATAGATAAGATATGGAAAATGAAACTACTGTTTCATTATTTGTATTTCCAAATGACAATATCCCCGACGTTTCTACACCACAGGAATTTCGTTTTCACGTCTGAGAAGTGTACCATGTTCTTTAAGATTTTCACTTACATGTTTAGTAGTTGAAAGCAAGTTCAAGCAAGCTTTTCGACAGACTAAGTTTTGTTGTGATTCATTCTCTTCGTTAACTGTCTTGTTGTTGTCTTAGATTTAATGGAGTCGGCGAATATCGTAATTACTGTTAATTCTATCGGAGTGTTCAACTAAATGTATGAAGTGAATGGGAAATTGGTGTGCAAAATAACGGTTATATATACGGTTACAAACTTCAGCTCGTGAGATACTTGTGGTGGTCAGCACGACTGTATGCTCGGAAAGAAAAAGGCTtcttgtaataataatataaagaataattacaacataCAAGAACGTTAATGACAGTTAGTCGTTCTATCTAAATTCATTCATGATTATCAGGCATCAATATGAATACtaaaaacataaatatgaaAGCTGTTGTGTTTAGACAAAAATTTAAGGGCTTTAAAAATTTCTGGAAATCAACTGGTTACTGTATATTAACAAGTAGTGTCAAGTAATATACGAAAAATCAGTTGACTCAGGagaaaataaaaagataattaaattcacttggttttgtttcttccaattgttgtttagggctgtaattgatcagtttcttgttggcatatatgcatcctgtgtgaattgcctcaatattgccttaagttatgagctttataagcaaagatggttagtggctagTTTCGTCCCATtcgggattcgtcagctggatgtacctgcatcccagagttggtgttcactctgggactcgaaaccagtatcattcgcttcaaacgccaattATTGCACGGTTGTTGTGATTCCTCACTCACCGTTGATGAGAAATTCTTGGGTGTGATgaaaaactttaaaaataaGTGATTGATTAACTCGGTTTTGAATGTGTATGGTCatgtgataatgaacaaacattttgccCACATAGTTCCCCTTATTATCTCAAAGACACAAAGaacgaagattggtgcagaataatatgaattcattttatttcgtgaggttctcatcagctgcttataacctaaaatatttgaaaatcaatcttattacagatattgacataagtaTACATAGGAgggtgattaaagatgaatatatgtatcatgatgtagcgaagatttcaatagaattaataaggtcataaaattttttgTTGCGGATGAccttattctgcaccaatcttcgttcttgctGTCTTTAAAACATTTTGTCTTCTGTAATAATTTGTTAATTGGCTGTAAACCGtgcatctttgtaatctgattagttcaaATCTAAGTAGTATAAAGTGATTTGATTGAATATGAGAATTtacatttttacatttgaattttattttgaataaataattctgtCTGACTGTTCCATCGGAGTTTTGATAACAATTTTAACTTCTGAAAAAAAGACACCAATTGTGTTTGACCACCCTGTGAATGTATATCGAGATAAACGTTTCTCGATCAATTAGCAATGGAATTAGTTGCTTCGGCGTTCACTTCTGTATTAGTGCGTGTACAGTAGGCCTGACCTAGCGTTTACAATACAAATAAGCACACTGCTTACCAGGAAGGTTGGCTTATGAGAACACTTTGTGGCGCATGTTAAAAAAGATCTTGGGGATTCAGGCATTTTCCATAAGATTGAGAATCGAAGTACACAATATTGAATGCTGCTGTCCCCAAACCACTGTTTCAATTTTCTCGTCAGTTAACATGCTCATTCACGAATTATTGTCGCACCTCAAGGAATCGCACTCatgattgtgatgcacattACCACACAGTCCAGTAACCTTTAATAAACTTACAATATATGAAGGCCGGGCAGTGAATGTTGGTTGTAGACCTTCATGAACATTATGATAACAGTATTCAAACTACCTCCTTCGTATAATCGGCTGTGAGGATCCTCTTGGGTTTCTACAGCCGGTTCTTCAacatataaatttaatataCGGCTTCCAATACTAGTGGAAATGAGAGTCGCACGCTGAATAATGGCATTACCTCGCCCTTTCACTAGTTCAGATGGCGCTCTTTAACGCTTCAAGCGATTGGAACACTACCAGATACAACGTATTCAAGAACACGTTATCCGTGTCCGTGATAACGTTCGAGACGATAGAGCTTGTACTTTGTACGTTATTAACGTTCATAATTTGGAGAAAAGTTGATACGTCGAGAAGTAATTGCATTTTATATCAATTCTCAGAAATGAATAACGAATTATTacctaaattcacttggtattatttgcttgtatcttgtaacattaactctgggatgcaggtacatccagctgacgagtcccaaataggattccactgctagccaccattcatctttacttataaaacaattattacCTATTTAAAGCTAATTATTTAGTTGGAAGAAACGGAATGAGAAAATTTCACAAATAGGATGGGACaaagtttgttttaaaaaatacaaatatcttCGTGTGTCAAATGCATTCGAATCCCGCGttcgggatcgtagatgcgcactgctgactaAATGACcgcccagtacttccaggttttccagggtggtctagtttaaattgactcatgaattcaaccattaaattactacaatttccacaaaccctcattttgaaaatgatattctattaattttggttaagaataatattaagCTTGAATAACACAATTGTCAACTTTATCAATGATCCATTCATCTGTCAGTATTTATTATAAGTACATTAAAGGTTTGTAACTTGTATGCGGATAAATTATCAAACACACATTAGGCCATTTTTAGTAAGGAATGTTGAATGTTTATTAAGACAAAGTATTAATAACCGTCATTTTTACTTACTATAACCTTTAGTTATCTCGATAAAATGTATTAGTGATGAGTTGTGTGGATTCATCTTACAAACTAATTCGCAACTATCTAATGAGATAAACTCATTATCATAATAGATAATTTGGACTAGAGTAAAATACTCAAATAAATTTCCATCTAGTCAAATAGAATGATTTACCTATAAATGGATGTTGCTTACTGAATAATAAGTTACAAGCACTCATTCGAGTCCTGGAATGGACTttaattctgagatgcaggcacatccaactgacaagttCCAACCGGGACGAATGTCACGTCCTGCATTCCATCACTAGTCAtcaaccatctttgcttatacctTTGCTTGTGCCTTAAtgacaatatcaaggcaatcctcacaggatatacatatgccaataagaaactgattaaTCTCTGTCTTAAACATTGTGGAGATAAGCATGACacacttattttgtaaatagtttttgatattatttgcatttattttgttaattctcATAGTTCATACTTTTGCCACAAATGTTTGTAAAAGTTGTTGTCTCCACTGTTGTTCTCTTTTACTACAATGCTAGTAACCATAGTACCATTCTGTCGATAGAATTTGATGTGCTCTGATAGAACGAGTAAAACATCATTGTGATTAGCACTCAGTTTTCAGTCAGTTGCGAGTAATGTTTGTCCAATCAgtcttttgaatacataaaggaCTCAATTTTAAGCAATCAGAGACAATGAACAAACAGcagttatttttaatttcattttactaaGAAATCTTTGTAGTATGTTTTTGTTATGatgtttttattgataattGTACATCAAGTTATTTTTTAACACGAAGAGATACACTTTTATCTAATCATTTTATTGTTCCTTCTAATTAAATGGAAACAGTTATACAAGAGATAATCTTTCGATGATCTTGGAGATCAGAACAACAAAATCAATTTCACTTTTTCCAAACTAAAACTTCATATTCTTTCACTGAGTGTTCTTTACCACCCCATGGTAAATATGCACATTCATGGCCACTATGTACCTAGATGATGCAAAAAGTTACGATTAAATAAGTggacaatattttatttatattaaaaataaacacacACAATAATCTGAGTTGAATAGATTATTGACTGACCTCAGACAAATACTGAAATGAAAGTAGCAGTGAAGCGCTATTTCTTCCTATGGTGAGACTCCTCGGCGATATGTAGTCAAGATACTATCTGGGGTCAAGaacagtatatatatttgtattaagGTCTCTCTAATTACAcctaaccattaaaccactgaaCTGGTAGCCGATGCTTTATACTTCCAGCTTCACTCAATTCGGCAACTTTTCACAACCATCTTCCAACGTCATAGATGATGTTTATCCCTTACTCTACGCACCTGATGCAAACTATGAAATTCCACAAGCCTCACAACACCGTGTAATGAGAATCAATATATACTTACTTGTGATCAGATTCGTGGTGTAATTCACGTAGTTGTATTGAAAACTCATTACCAGTAGAGTTCAGCCGTGACATAAGTGGATCaaacatcagttataatgaatGATATGGAGAATCAGTTAGAGTTAAACATATAAAATATTGACTTCTTACTCAGTGCTGTAAAGATCAGGCGTTCAACACGAAACTCAAATGTCCTGTTTTGATCCTCAGTGGTGTTCTGAATTCCCTCTGCTGAGatgtctcatactaggataagAGAGCTGTCCAGTGTCCCTTAATTTTCACTGGTTGTACAACTAAGTTCATttagtgatgtaaactatagaaTTCAATATTCTCCACAACACCATTATACGAATCTGAGTTTCATCCAAGTCTGTGGACTTCATAGTTTCAAACagcttttttattttcaatacatCAATCGATGGGAGACAGTATGATAGAATTGTTTGAAATGTCCAACATAGAAATTGGAAACATAACGTCCAGAACATGGGATTGTGAAACGTTTAATAAAGATATGCAGATGTGATAATTTCTGGTGTGGTATGGGACATATGAACTGGTAAGTTaactataaaataatatatttttcattttctatAGAGCTATTCATTCTAGATAGCATTTTTTTCAGTGTACAACGTATATGGAATTAATCTGATCATGCAGTTCATTAGCATAAGAGAATTCACTAAATGTGttgttaaaataatttatctaaTCAGAGGAAACAGGATATAACACAAGTGGTTAGGTCTACTCACCTTTCCAACAGATGGTTCTCCATTAATTGAAGATTTGGCTATGTATAGTGGATCAAAACCTGACATGCCAGCAATGATTGCATTTTTCGGCACACCACCATATGATGCATGTAACCATTCATATCTATACAGAATGAGAATAATCAACAGAGTATTTATGTTCCAGTTATCTAAACCGAATTGAACTatataatcaattaattgatgAGAAGAAAAGAAACTAAGATCAATATTGGTTTGGGAGGCTCCTCAGAAATAACAAATTGAACAAAtatactcatgatctcagctgtccacaaaaaccccttctgataccaatcagcatatgctcactagtgactggcttcaaggggTATtttttggagttctagtgacagACGGTGAACAGTAGATTTCAACCGGGTCTGATGTGAGTGTTGGACGACGGCACAATTTCATgaaatgattaaagttagacattaagaccGTTGAATAGATTAAGCATTCGTGAgagagactgatatgtcctgagtTTGAATTTCACAAGGCAGGATCGTGCatgtgcactgctgatgagtcccttattaggacgaaacagccgtccagtgcttccaggtttcccatggtggtttagcttcaactgactcatgatctcaaccattgaaattactataatatccacaagaacCCCTTCTGACACAAGTATACATGTTGTTTATTTGAGTTTATCTTTGAAATGTATTAACTTATTTGTAGAGAACAAAATCTGAAATACTTTTCTATATAGAGTAAAGTTAAACGTACATTTGTTCCTAACCAATAATATCCCAAGCTGCcagctttggggaaattttggggaaatgagacGCAAAcaccaaaatttccccaaaatttactatagcagcttccccaaaatttccccaaaatggaCCAcattttccccaaagttggcagCTTGGGATACATTTGTAACTATTCGCGGCTTAAGAGTACATGTTATTCATGCGTGAATATAAAGACCATGGGGATTCTTAAAATATAAGTTAAATATGATATGACAAATTACATATAATGAATCACTTTTAGTGATATATAaacttaaatattattatttgtgtgGTTAGTTTCAGATTTATTATGGATATTATTAATGAAATTGAAATGACTGGGAACATTTtctaatatttcaaatatgTAGATACACTTTACAACAAACAAGCTATTAGGTATTACTGTCatggttggacttgatagtttcaaataaactaaGCATTGGGTAGAAAGCTAACAGTAAATAtacttttgttatatcctaatgagtataAAATAGttatatttctgacgtttcgtgacttaatgtaagccacttcttcagataaaagaaatacaatttttctactcattgggatataccaaaaatatatttattctaaCAAGCTACTAGTGGTACTAAAATTAATATCTGTAAACGTCGATAAAGCTGAAATTTGATTTTGTTCCATGAAACTGTATGTCCAGTAATATCAGTCAAAATACAAAGTTGAAAACATCACTGAATAACATAAATCCTATGCGTACACAATTATTAAGAAAATTCAATACTTTTCAATGTATATATTACTTTGAGACCACTTTTCTTGAAACCTGTCTAtcagaaaatatttcattttacaatATGTGATACAATAACTCATATCAGAAAATGATAAAATGTACCCTTGATGTCCTGAAAATGAGGTATCACACAGGACTTCATATTCTCTTGTATTCTTTTCTTCACCACCATATGGATAATAAGCTGCATTATGTCCAGTTGCAGCCTTCCCAGGAATCCATTGACCATCGTGTTTGCAACGAACCACATAGATACCACGAGTAACACTGAGAGCATTATTAGGGACATTTCCATCCTTAGCAGGTACCCATGATAGAGGAATCTGAATCCCTTTGCCTATTTTAGCCATATGAACAAAAACCTCTCTACATTCGAACGGAAAGAAAAACACTTAATATGTTCTCAGTATATGTAATGGGGTAATAATGTGAAAAACGAATTATTTCAGATATATAATAACTTAGTGTGCGTTAGTAACTAACTTCAAGGGGGTTTGGGTGAAAAACCATGACCAATAGAGTCCAAGCATTTTGAGGATGAGacaatattactattgataatGATTGTTGATAGCTTAATTTTGTAAagtaattgaagttagaaatataaACCAACGGATttcagcttagtggtctaacaGTTATGGGCTTGCCACAAAGTCTGAATGTTCATTGTTTGTCACCTGGTGGGTGTTACCTATATGCccaatactaagacgaaacagttaTTCACTTTTTATATGTTCTCATTGGTAGTCAGAATAACATCAATTTTTGCTGTCAAACTGAAATATAGATCAACCGAATATGAATTCTATAAACGGATTTAGTCAACCAGGAGATGTTTATTCCTTCTGGACAGCAAATGAATTAAACCTTATGTGTTATCCCTAGCGATACGAGAAATACTGGTCTCATGTTCAAGCATTTatctcatttatatattttagtATGGTAGCAGTGTATATGTGGAACTAGTTACAACATAAACAGTAAGCAATAGATGAACTAATGTGaataaacaatcattttatCATTTGTTTGTACAACGTTTTCATTTACATGTAAATGTGATTGTCTTGTTTTATCATCTAATATCAAACTGATGATATTCCCTGACTTATGCCATAagtatgaattttatttgtGACGATTTGTATATTTTCCGTAGTTTGTATCTCAGTGTGAACATCGACACTAGGAAGCTGGTGCATTAAACTGATGAGTGGCGAATACAGAGAAACATGCTGCCTGAATTGCAATTTTTAGCAGCTGTCTTACTAGAAACtttcaatgaattttattaGGTGCCTAATTTAGACATAAATTATTAATCGTTATGTTGGAAACGTTATTTGTCAATCATTGTATGATCTAATAAAATTTTGATACATGAATGATTCAAATAAACTTCCAAAATATTTAATAGATTGAAAATATCACTTCGGGTTCGACCTCTGGAAGGGTCATCAGGGTGCGTTGATgaagagtcacatactagggTGAAACAACTGTTTACTGCTCCATGGTTTTCAACTAACATCGAcatgtaataaatatttaatacataTTAAAACCACCCTCAATAAAACCTATTTAACGAGATGAAATATTTACTCTAAACATAAAAGTAAATGGGATAAATTATTGTAAACATATCAgtgattatcagaaggggttttgtggagattttagaaatatcattgattgaaatcatgagtcagttgaagtaagaccaccatggagaacctggaagcactggatgactttttcctcctattgtgggactcctcagcagtgcgcacccacagctcagtggtgtagttggttaagcgcctggagcgagaatgataggtcctgtgcccgaatctcacgaggtgcgtgatcgtggatgcgcactgccgaggagtcccgcaataggacgaaacggccgtctagtgcttccaggttttccatggtggtctagctacaatcgactcatgatttcaatcagtgaaatatcaGTGATTACTAGTATTAGCAATTATTCTAAACTAACCGTTAGATTAAAAGATATACTATGAAAATGAAATGTGCAAAACTACCAACATACCTTATTGCTTAATGATACCCAAAACACAGAGAActtatttagtaaaatatatatttataatgaaattcTGTTTACTGTCTACCATACAATCATAACACCACATGACTGTTACAAACATAGACATGAAAAGATAGTTATTTAGGTGTTATACATTAAAAATAGGTTTTGTCGAGTTCACCCACATTTATTAAACTAAATCTACAATTTTTTAATGATTCATCTGCACATCTATAATTGTTAATTTACTTAGAATAGAAGTCAAATACACAGATAAGCACAAATGGATTAACCAAGAAGTACTTTTGCATCTGttgttttattgttgttgttgttatttcattgtattatttGATTTCTTGAGGTAAATGTTGACCTTGGTTCTAATATCAATgcatatttcattaatttaaccACATTGAAAGAAAAAGCTCAACTTTAAAGAACATTCATAATTAAGTAAAGTTAATGTGAATCTTTATGTATTGAATAGTTAGAATATACCATAAGTTTATGAAATGAGTTCTTTACTAATTATTCTCGTGTTCAATAAATCTAATGTGTGGTCATCTATTTTAATTAGTCGGTTATAATCAACATAGAACATGACAGAAATGTACGTTGGCTGAAGTTGTCAAAGCCTGCGAAACCATAATGAGTTGAAATTAATAAGACGAATAGCGAAAGAATCCCAACAGTGTTATGGAAGTGATGATAGAGAAGACAAAAATATTGACAAGGTGGTaggaagaatatatatatatataaatatatatatggaagAGTCCTGGAAAATATAATCTCGATTATGATCAAAGTGAATAGTTCTGTGCAATTATGATGGATTCTGGATTATATCACCTAAAGTCTAAAATCACTGTATTTATTTTCACTGTACTTTAGAACCTTGATATTATGTATGCATAGAGTTGAGCTAGTTGACAAAAATAGAAATTTGAGATTC
This window encodes:
- the NATTERIN3 gene encoding Natterin-3 (EggNog:ENOG410VJ0P~COG:S) produces the protein MAKIGKGIQIPLSWVPAKDGNVPNNALSVTRGIYVVRCKHDGQWIPGKAATGHNAAYYPYGGEEKNTREYEVLCDTSFSGHQGYEWLHASYGGVPKNAIIAGMSGFDPLYIAKSSINGEPSVGKVHSGHECAYLPWGGKEHSVKEYEVLVWKK